The nucleotide sequence TCGACTCACACTCAATGCAACTCGTCACCGTCATTCCAATCCCTCCGCCTTCCACCGGAAACTCAACAACTTCCTCAACGACGTCGTCTCTATCTCCGTTTGTAACTGCCGTCCGCTGGTGCCCTACGCCGCTTCGCCTGGACCTCCTCTCACACGATCCTACCTCTTCAAACTCTCACCTGCTTCTCGCCGCCGGTGACCGTCAAGGCCGGATCTGTCTCCTCGATCCTCGTGTGAAGTCATCCGTACCGGTTTTCCTGCAAACAGATCCGAATACGAAATTAGGTATCCAGGACCTCTGCTGGATCCGATCCGGGTTATCTGGATCCGATTCATGGATCATCGGATCCATAACCGGATCCTCACTTCTCTCACTGTTCGAAACCTCCACTGGCCGTTGCTTCTTCAAATACGACGCCGCACCGGAGGTTTTCACGTGCATCGCACGTGATCCGTTTGATTCACGCCGGATCTGTGTTGTAGGTCTTAGAGGTTTTCTGTTAACGGTTAGAGTCCATGGTGATTCTGAATCCGACGTCGTTTTGAAGGAGCTTCAGATATCTACTGATGTGTCTGAGTTGAATAAGTTGGAGAGAGATGCGGTTGCTTCCGGTGGAACGAGTGGTTCTGGTTCAAATTCTAATGCTCCGGCGATGGCGGTTTATCCGAATTATGTTGTGAAAGTGGCGTTTTCGCCGCATTGGAAGCATATTGTGTATGTGTGTTTTCCTAGGGAGTTGGTTGTGTTTGATTTGCAGTATCGGAGTGCTTTGTTTCGTGCGGCTTTGCCACGTGGTTGCGGGAAGTTTCTTGATGTGTTGCCGGATCCGAGCTTGGAGGTGGTTTATTGTGCTCATTTTGATGGTAGGATCAGCGCGTGGCGGCGGAAGGAGTAAGTTAACTCTCTGCTTAATTGAAAACTGTATTATGTTATGCCCATTCTTTAATATTAGCTACAGGTTTTCCTAGTGCATTGTGATCATAGTTGTCAGTGGCGCCAGGCGCAATTTAAGCGCAAAGGGTGAGCcttgggcctaggcgcaaggaGCTTAACTAGCGAGGGTCCGAGATAAGTGAGGCGCATAGCCTAAACATACCATTTTTAAACATTTAGACATGTTTTAGGCTGGTTCCTGGGCGTTTTTGGATGGCTCAAACCAGTTCGGCCGGGATTTGTAGGTTTTTGCCAGAATTTATAGAACTTGGCTGAAATCCCGTCGGAACGTTGCTGGATTGCCGCTTTCCTTGCAACTCGCCCCGAGGGCCTAGGCACACGCCCGAAGGGCTTTTGACAACATAAATTGTGATCTGGACAAGccaaaattttctaaatttaagtCATATTCATGGTCATTCTAATCCACTAATTTGAATTAATTTATTTGGAGCTAAATGATATGCATATGAATTTGAAGCAATTGATAATCTGTAACAACAATTACACTTTTGCATGGTGGATTGAAGGTGATATAAACTAGGATGTTTTAGTTGTCCCCTGCACTTTTTTGAAGTTAAGGCAGTTGTGGTTTTCTTATACATGATATATCGGTCGTCTGTAAATGTTCCCCAATGAATATGACACATGTTTAATTAACATAAACGATAAGATATACTTGTTTTATGTAACTTGGAGCTATGGGTTTTGATCTTGATGCAAATGCCTTTATCATTGACTAAATAATGTTAGTTATGTATGCATGtctatgtgtgtatatattatataTCTTAATTTTTTTGGACATGAGAGAATGTACTTATATGCGTATCACCACAGAGGAGAGCAGGTGCATGTAATGTGCATGATGGAAGAATTGATGCCGGCACTTGGGACACCTGTCCCTTCTCCCTCAGTGCTTGCAGTTGTCATCTCTCGGTCAGATTCCACCCTCCAAAATGTTCGCAAGAGTCTCTGTGATGGTCATCACGACACAGAAGTTGATACGGATTTTGACAATCCTTTTGATTTTTGTGATGAGTCTCAAGTCGTTTCTAAAACACATTTGCTATCGATTTCTGATGACGGGAAAATATGGAATTGGCTTCTGACTGCTGAAGGCCCAACAGAGAATCAGAAAGATACGTCGGATGTTGGAATTGTTGCAGATATCAGTAAAGATCCAGCTTTAGATACAAATGCTAATGGAGTGGATTCTTCCTTAAGTTCTGTGAAGGATGTTATTAAACAAACAGATAAGGAGAATATTAGAAAGGGACGTTCATCACCCTCCAAAAAGAGCCAGGATGATCTGGCAGTGAAGGTTGATGCTTAAACCATTTCCAAGAATCAAATTGCATAAATTTTGTTGCTATTATTTAATACAGGCTCAATATTATGATTTAGGGCTGTAAAGAACCGAAtattcagcgaacagttcgtgaaccgttcggccagaagttcgtttgtgtttgttcgtgtaataaatgaatgaacatgaacaagaaatttcgttcgtttagttaaatgaacgaagaTAAATAGAGGCCtggttcgttcatttatgttcgtgaacgttcggtaacatgtTCTTTTATGTTCAATAGTTCAttaggttttttatttttatttttatattttatattaatacttcaaaattccaacTAATAAAATATTTAGTAAATTTTAGGTAGTGTATATTACATACCTTTTTGTATACCTTCGTTTTTGTTCATGAATGCTTGTCTGTGTTCGTTTGTGCTCATGAACGTTATTTTGTGTTCGTTACCTAAAATTAACGAACTAacacgaacacgttcatttccttaatgaacaaacacaaacataaaatctcattcggtaagtgttcatgaacagttcgtgaacacatttattttctAACGAACGAATACGGACAAGGCCTTTTTCGTTTTTGTTCGGTTTGTTTGCAGCCCTAGTTATGATTCAAGTAGGTTTGTACTTTACAAAGGCCAAAATGTCTTCCTTCCCTTTTGTGTGTGTTTATAACTACATGGTGGTGGTGTATCAATGTTGTTATCGTTTTATGTATGTGTCGCTAGCACTAAAAACTGACATGCTATTACAAAAGGAGATTATACATTCCAATTTGAAGCTAATTTTGATTATTGGGATTTATCAGAAGCTTGATAAAATAATTTATGCAGATCAGCCTGGTTGGCCAGCTGcatcttctttcttcatcagtgACTATGTTGGCTGTACCATCTCCTTCTTTAACTTCTACTTTGGCACGTAAGTTCTGTTTTCTACGacttttactatatataatcTGAAAACATATATCACAGTTCTGGTGGTTATGTATTTGATTTATCAATTAGTTACTAAGTTATAACATGTGAAGGAGGGGGAAACCATCCTGCTGTAGCAGTTCCACTTGTTGCTTTAGGAACTCAGAGTGGTTCAGTTGAAGTTATTGACGTTTCTGCAAATGCTGTTGCTGCAAGTTTTTCTATTCATGATAGTGTTGTAAGAGGATTAAGGTGGTTGGGAAATTCAAGACTAGTCTCATTCTCATACACTCAGGTATCAAACAACAAAAATATACTTAAAAAATGAGTAGAATTTCCTTATTAATTTCGTATACCTAAAAAATGGTTGGGAAATTCAAGACTACTATATTAATTTCGTATACCTGAAAATAACACTAACTACATACAATTATTTCTTTGAGAGTTCAGGGAAATGAGAAGACTGGTGGTGGCTATACAAATAGGCTTGTTGTGACCAACCTTCGAACAGGCCTTAATCGAACCTTTAGGGTTTTGCAAAAGCCAGAGCGTACGCCAATAAGAGCTCTGCGGGCTTCATCTTCCGGAAGGTTCTTGAAACTGAACTAATTTCTTAATTTTCTATATGCATTTTTATGCATCATGCGACCCACAAACTTCACTTGCTAATCATTAATCTTTTGGAACTGCCTGAGCATTTATGCAATTTTTGTACTGAGTTCGTATTAGACTTGTTTAGTGCATACCATTTTAATTGGAAATACTTGAAATATTATGAAATAATCTGAAATCTGCCTTTCGTTTGAGTGAATACATATTCTTATAGTTATAACGGTGTTCTTGTGGAAAGTTATACTGATACAATCTTGGTGCATTTTCTAGGTATCTTTTAATATTGTTTCGCGATGCCCCCGTGGAGGTTTGGGCAATGACAAAGACTCCAATTATGGTAAACTACATGACTCATTTCCTTCTGAATCATtttatgtaactctttctagcaAGTCCATTCGCATATCCATCTTTCTTGGGTTGCTGGTCATTATGCTGCGCTATTATTCATTTCTATGTAATTGTGTATGTATATACTCCATTCATGATTCATTTGCTTGTTTATTATACCTCTACATTGATTTTTTGAAGTTAATTGTTACTCAAGCATGCATGTCTTTTTTATTTTCCGAAGAGACTGCATACTGATTATGTTTATATGTTTATTGTGTGTTTTCGTGGTTACTTATTAAACTTTAAGATAAAATataaagtaatcatgtttgtcaTACCCTCTATTTTGATTTTTGGAAGTTAATCGTTAAACAAGCATGCGTGTCTTTAATTCTTGAAGAAATTTAGTTGTAGCTATGTTGACATGTCTACTGTCCATTTCCTTCATGGTGATAATTTCCATGGCTAATCATTTCAGTTAGAATCATATTTGCAATTCTCTTTTTTATATCTTTGCTCTATGCTGTAAGATTTGGATTCTATAATACGAAGCCATCAAATGCATTTTTTTGTTTCTCTATGCCTAAAAGGCGaacactacacacacacacacgtattaACATACTAAACATGAGAAGTGAAGGATTTTTTTTCCATCTACTTAAGCATGATATTTTGTTGCAAAATGTTAAAAAAGTAGTGTatttactctagtagagtaattatgtgtAATTACACTAGAGTTAACATAAGTACTCTACTAGAGTAAATACACGATTTTTTAGATTCTAGGACTAAAATACATGCTTGACAAGATGGGAAAAAAATTTCAATTAAAAAAAAGGATTTCCCTCCTTCACTTCtcatgtttagtatgttaagccCATTTGTACAATAACCTGACtctatatgtgtatgtatatatgtattgaTATTAATAATGTTTCCTTTTGTGCAGCTTAGGTCTTTAGCTCTTCCATTTACAGTATTGGAGTGGACTCTTCCTACTGTTCCACGACCAACGCAGAGTGGAGTATCTAAGCAATCTGATGCTTCTGTGCCACCCACAGGGATGGTATCCCAGGCAGAGTCTAGTGAGTTAAAAATCAATATTTATTACCATGGTCATTATCATTGAACAGTGTCACATTTTTTCGCTCCTAAAACATAAAATCTCATCAAACTGTTAATCATCATATGGACTACCAAACTAATAGACCTTTTTAACTAGTTCGATTTTACcattgctgttgttgctgctgctattgTTCTTGATATTTTACTTGGGGACTCAAAAGTATGTTTTGGTGCAGAGGCAGACGGAGCTCAAGAAGAATTTTCAGAGAGTTTTGCATTTGCTCTGGTTAATGGTGCTCTTGGGGTGTTTGAAGTTCAAGGCCGTAGGATAAGAGACTTCAAGTATTAATCTTTTTTTCTTTccattttattaatattttagttTAGCTTGTTCTGAGTAACGTGTTACGACTTACGAACTGAGATTCTATAAGCTGACGAGATGTGTTCGTTACTGAGCAGACCAAAGTGGCCTTCCACTTCACATATTGCTGCTGATGGATTAGTTCGAGCTATGGCCTATCGTTGGCCTCATGTGGTTAGTATATATTAATTATCTTTCCCCTTGTTTATCAAAGTTGTATTTAGGGTTTGCATCTTTTGAACTCTTAATATTGTGacaaatttataatttatttGCTTAGGTCATGGGTGACAGATCAGGAAACATACGGTGGTGGGATGTTACAACTGGACAATCATCCTCTTTCAACACTCATCGCGAAGGTATTCGGAGAATCAAGTTCTCACCTGTTGTTCCTGGAGACCGTAGCCGTGGACGTATTGCTGTATTATTTAACGATAACACATTTGCTGTATTTGATCTTGTAAGTCAGACACATAACAATGCTTTGAGTCTCGTTCTTGATGTTCTAAATATGATCTTATATTACTTGAAGTGAAAAACAGAAAAAAGTAAATATTAACTTAAAGAGAAGATCATATGGATAACGTATACATAGAAAAAGATTAAAGTTGCTTTTTTGCAGGATTCACCAGATCCATTAGCCAACTCTCTATTACAGCCTCAATTTCCTGGAACACTGGTGCTGGAACTTGATTGGTTACCTGTACGAACTGATAAAAATGATCCGTTGGTTTTGTGCATTACTGGAGCAGACAGTAGCTTTCGACTTGTTGAGGTTAACGTGTATGTATGATAACTTATCGGGTTTTCAACAACTTTACTTAATTCTTGTCACAAGGGACAACTTTCCAAGTTCTTTTTCTGTTTGATTAAAAGAAATTGTACTGCTGATAAGTATCTGTTGATTGGTTGTTGAGTTTCACAATTTGCTATTATATATGTTCATTAGAATTTCCTATATTTTTATGCAGTGAGAAAAGAGTTGGTTATGAGGCCCAGTCTGGAGCTATAAAGGAGCGATTTCGGCCAATGCCTTTATGTTCTCCTATATTACTTCCTACACCACATGCATTGGTAATTCTGACTCCAATCTGTTCTTTAAACAAACTTTATGTTTTTATTAGATACAGCCTTGGATTAACTCTTCTAATTTATTCTTAAACCATAAGTATTATTTCAGTTATAAAATGCTTAGAactgtttatttttatttgaaatgGTAGTTCTTTAAACTCTGCAGTTATATGAAGAACGGCTGCTTGGTTCTTGCGGTTTAAAAGCCTTTTATGGTTAaattcaatgttttaaaaaccggttttatACCATACTGGGTTGGGCTCAGAAACGGTTCAACCGGGTGTATCTGGCGGTTTAACCGGGTGCACCGAACGGTTTAACCGGTTGTATCAGATGGTTCAACCGGTACTACCGGCCGgtttaaaccggtttttaaaacttTGGTTAAATTACTTTAGATATTTGAACATTTAACCCCTTTATCTTTCACTAGCTTACATGTAGTCCCTAAAACTGGTAAACTTTTACATACAAAGTGTAAAATTAGTTTGTGTAGGTTAACATCTAACCCCCTCTATGTTCATTAGtttacatttggtccttaaacttataaatttatacataaaaagtatacaattaacattatatatatgtataaaaattataaatatctattatttttttaatttataaatttttaactaccttatcgctactgctacgtagcatataggtagTTTGTCGCTATTGACCactattcgctattaacaactatgataTAGTGTGAACAAAAAAATTTGACAACAATCTTCATCACTACAAAATTGTACTTCTATTAGTAATATGTTGAATTCTCTTTGACATCATCAATCAATTTTTTTACTTGTTATCTTGTTTACAGTATGCTGCTGACCTGTGGAAATGAAGTCAAAAACTGACTATTCTATTTCTTTATAGTCATTCAACACTTGACCTCTTTATCTTTTTTAATGGCAGGCACTGCGCTTGATCTTGCAATGTGGTGTAAAACCTTCATGGTTTAACACAAATAGTTCCCTTATCAATAAAGAAAATTCTCAGTTATCAAAAAGTTCATCAGTAGGAGATCTTCGTAGTTATTTAATTGATATACCAACTATTGGTGATTCAGTTGTGCCAGAATTGCTTCTCAAGGTATTAGAGCCTTACCGAAGAGAAGGTGAGGTTATGAGTATATGGCATGGAGCTCATTCTAgttagaggtggcaaaatgggaTTTGTTGGGTAACAGGTTCAGGTTGAAACGGGCCGGGTCAAGTCGGGTCGGTTAACCCATGACAcctttttaaccattattatATTTCTTTACCACATTTACAACAATGCCATTCAactcatgtttttttttctttttgtgtaTTCAACCCTTCACTTTTAGCATTGCCACTTACACCCCCTCAGCTTtctaaaaactttgtaaaatgtcattttgaccccccctcgagttttacgtgcttatttttatgtacgtgggtcgaatataatatgttttcgtgcttattttcatGTACGTTTTTGGTTGGTCTACGTGTTCagaaacgagtcaggtcaaatacaATACGTATTCACTAAGTAGTATATATTTgagttactttacgtttcaaCTCTGCCGCAACGCGTGGTACCGTTCTTTAACgtaaaaaaacactattttcttaCGTGCTTATTCTTAAATATGTTTCGTTATAAAtccaagttggtttacgttttgacgtaaattttctCGGTAGTGAgttggtcaaatataatacgtttttcgtgcttattttcatGTGCtttttcagttggtctacgttttgacgtaaatatTGTTCGAAAACTAGTCGGGTCAAATATTTGACGGTATAAGTTCGAGTTACTTTAAGTTTCGACGCCGCCGCAACGCACAACGGGTCAAATTATTAGTTTTTAACATATATTGTTACAAATATaatctatgcagttaatgcggtaaaatagcggatatcggtcaaggaccgatatttgatataggttatctcggtgagatatcggtgggatatcggtaattttaatataatgcagaatttatatatatagcaatttaacaccaataattcagtgatatatcggttatatcagtcaaatatcggtgatatatcggtgatatatcggttatatcggtcaatatcgctgataatatcggtaccgatattttacTCAGGGACCGATATAACCAATATATAACTTCATAGAATATAATAGTATGACACTATCACACTTGACAGTAAAAATCTAATCTTTGAATTAAATGATTTAGGAGGCTGTTGTACTTTAAAATTAATAGATGAGTTGAATTTAAAATCGACTCATTTGAGATAAACTGTAACCCAAATCGACCCATTCATACTTCTGATTGAAATTGCAGTAAATGGGCTGTGATTGAAATTGCCACCTCTGTTTCTAAGTGTATATTGTTGAAAAAATTCGTTCATTTATTGTTTTACTTTGTTGAATTATGTTGCATCAGGTTGCATACTTGATAATGAGATTGTACGACAGTATGCTGCTATACTTAATAAAGGTTCAGCTGCCAGATTCTCTTTTGCAGCTGCAATATTTGGTGAAACCTCTGAGGCTTACTTTTGGCTGCAACTACCTCGTGCACTTAAGCACTTGATGAACAATCTGGCTAACAAGTCTCTACAGAAAAACCCAgtaatatcatcatcatcatcagaagcTGATGACGTGTCCTTGCTGACTAGGATATCCTCCAAGGGCAAATCTGGAACTGGGTCAAGTAAAAGTAACACAGTGGTAAGCTTTCTGGGTTTTTTTTACCATAGAGAACTGAAATACTGAAATTCTATTTCAGTTAAGTATTGCTAAAACATAACCGAGGTCTTTCACAACATCATTTATGGTTAATTATAGGCTACTTATACAACTAACTTCCTTTCCTCAGAACCGATTATTTGATCTTCAATAATCCgagttatataattagttgtaaTAAAAACAGGAAATGTTGTTTGGATGTGCTTCATCCTTTTCTAGTTGTAACAGCCAGATAAAAAATATTTGAGTGCTTGGAAAATTCTTATTATTGAAGGAACTAATAAATATATGAAGCATTAAAATTTAAGATAACGCAGTTTTTTTCTTTCAATTAATATAGTTATAACTAATAATATTATTAGGAGGATTGTCATCTGTAATTTCAACAATAATCTTTTTCCCTGAGAGAAAATTTAACTATGAAAATTTGGGCAACAATTTTCAGAAACGACTGTTTCAAGCCCCTCCTATAGGTTTTACATTTTACCAGTATTTACTTTTAATGTAAATTTTTAGTGCTATGAGCATATACCTATACTTCCATATTTCTGTTTATCAGGCCTTTCTTTGAGAATGAATCATAAAGAATGAGTTATTTTGTGAGTAGAAATTAACGATGTTATCACCTCAAACAGAGTGATGGTGAACTTAGATCAATGGCTTTTGAGCAAGAAGAATTGTGGGAACGAGCTAATGAGCGTATTCCCTGGCATGAAAAACTAGAAGATGAAGAAGCTATTCAAAACCGTGTGCATGAGTGAGTATAATTACCGAAATTTACCTTTTACCCAGTTTTATATCAAATGGGTCAAATAAGATATATAGATTAGGGGAACATGCCAAATGggccaaaagtttatttttagtGAATACAACCTCCAAAATTTTTAATCAATCATTGAGATTATGATTGTAGGGGCTGGATCATGGACATGGCAATCTTAGCCTACAAAACGTAGGGGACAACCTCAGGGTGACATGTGTCCTTTTTAatttaaaggggggggggggtattatgGTCTTTTCTCGTGTGACCTACATCACCCCCAATTTTTGaacggctataactttttcatatgatagtttaaaaaaaattacactgtattaacgagcatttcattctctCTAATTTGAGTAGGCTATTGCtataattttcttaatttttaattttttattttattttacaagCTATAAAGTTAGTAGTAAATTGTTGGAGGTGGTAGATGCACTTAAAAGACGTAGGATAGGGATAGCATGCCTTCAGGAGACTAGGAGGAAGGGGCACAGAGGGGAGGTGTGTAATGGATACAAGTTATTGTACTCGGGGACGGATGGGGCAAAGAATGGGGTAGGCTTTCTAGTGGCTTTGGAACTGTACAAAAATGTGGTAGAGGTGATACGACACAACGATAGGATTATGGTGGTGAGGTTAGTACTAGGAGGAGAGGTGGTGGCAGTGGTCTGTGCTTACGCACCACAAGTTGGACTAGGGGACCAGGAGAAGCGGGATTTTTGGGATTGTTTAGATGCAGTTGTGAGGGCCATACCAAGGGATGAAAGATTATGTATAGGAGGCGATTTTAATGGTCACATTGGTAAAGGTAGTGACGGCTTCCAGTCAGTGCATGGGGGTTTTGGGTTTGGTGATAGGAACGACCCCGGTAGGGATCTTCTAGACTTTGCAGTAGCTCACGACCTAGGTATCTTAAACTCTTTTTTTAAGAAGAGAGATTCACATTTGATTACCTACAGTAGTGGAGGACGTAACACACAGATTGACTATCTTTTAATGAGGCGATGTGATCTAAGATGGTGCAGGGATTGCAAGGTTATACCAGGGGAGGCAATAGTGGCTCAACACCGTTTACTGGTCGCTGATATAGTCATGAGAGAAATTTTGACTAAAGGGAAGGGGAATATGCGACCTAGGATACGTTGGGGTAATTTGAAAGGCGACAAGATTGCACTATTCAGAGATAAGGTCATCTCGACAACTTCGGCCCGACTGGATGGGGACTCAAACCTGGTGTGGGAGGCTATGGCGACCACCATTACTTATGTGGCGAAAGAGACCCTAGGGGTAACAACAGGAAAGATAGATGGACGTAAAGAGTCTTGGTGGTGGAATGATGAAGTACAAACCAAAATAAAGGATAAGCAAGAGAGCTTTAGGGATCTTTTCAGATGCACGGATGACGAGGAGCGTGTGAGATTGAGGGAGAGATACACAAAGGCCAAAAGGGAGGCGAAAAAAGCAGTGACTGAAGCAAAGAACACAGCCTATAAGATGTATGAACGCCTAGAAACAAAGGAGGGGGAAAACGATATGTTTAAGATTGCCAAAGCTAGGGAGCGCAGGAGGCAAGATCTAGGGGTAGTGAAGTTTATAAAGGGAGAGGATGGACGTGTGTTACTCAAGGAACATGACATAAAGACGAGATGGCAAACTTACTTCCACAAACTTTTCAACGGCGATGGGACTTACCAACA is from Helianthus annuus cultivar XRQ/B chromosome 9, HanXRQr2.0-SUNRISE, whole genome shotgun sequence and encodes:
- the LOC110877279 gene encoding WD repeat-containing protein 11, with the translated sequence MPPNLRPPPDSFDYMLPGPPSRSNGGSADLRSTGLLAYAAGSSVAIVDSHSMQLVTVIPIPPPSTGNSTTSSTTSSLSPFVTAVRWCPTPLRLDLLSHDPTSSNSHLLLAAGDRQGRICLLDPRVKSSVPVFLQTDPNTKLGIQDLCWIRSGLSGSDSWIIGSITGSSLLSLFETSTGRCFFKYDAAPEVFTCIARDPFDSRRICVVGLRGFLLTVRVHGDSESDVVLKELQISTDVSELNKLERDAVASGGTSGSGSNSNAPAMAVYPNYVVKVAFSPHWKHIVYVCFPRELVVFDLQYRSALFRAALPRGCGKFLDVLPDPSLEVVYCAHFDGRISAWRRKEGEQVHVMCMMEELMPALGTPVPSPSVLAVVISRSDSTLQNVRKSLCDGHHDTEVDTDFDNPFDFCDESQVVSKTHLLSISDDGKIWNWLLTAEGPTENQKDTSDVGIVADISKDPALDTNANGVDSSLSSVKDVIKQTDKENIRKGRSSPSKKSQDDLAVKISLVGQLHLLSSSVTMLAVPSPSLTSTLARGGNHPAVAVPLVALGTQSGSVEVIDVSANAVAASFSIHDSVVRGLRWLGNSRLVSFSYTQGNEKTGGGYTNRLVVTNLRTGLNRTFRVLQKPERTPIRALRASSSGRYLLILFRDAPVEVWAMTKTPIMLRSLALPFTVLEWTLPTVPRPTQSGVSKQSDASVPPTGMVSQAESKADGAQEEFSESFAFALVNGALGVFEVQGRRIRDFKPKWPSTSHIAADGLVRAMAYRWPHVVMGDRSGNIRWWDVTTGQSSSFNTHREGIRRIKFSPVVPGDRSRGRIAVLFNDNTFAVFDLDSPDPLANSLLQPQFPGTLVLELDWLPVRTDKNDPLVLCITGADSSFRLVEVNVEKRVGYEAQSGAIKERFRPMPLCSPILLPTPHALALRLILQCGVKPSWFNTNSSLINKENSQLSKSSSVGDLRSYLIDIPTIGDSVVPELLLKVLEPYRREGCILDNEIVRQYAAILNKGSAARFSFAAAIFGETSEAYFWLQLPRALKHLMNNLANKSLQKNPVISSSSSEADDVSLLTRISSKGKSGTGSSKSNTVSDGELRSMAFEQEELWERANERIPWHEKLEDEEAIQNRVHELVSIGNLEAAVSLMLSTPPESPYFYPNALRAVALSSAVSRSLNELAVKVVAANMVESDRSLAGTHLLCAVGRYQEACSQLQDAGCWTDAATLAATHLKGTDYARVLHRWAEHVLHAEHNIWRALILYVAAGSLQDALSALRDAQQPDTAAMFIIAFREIHVEFIQNLNTNDDSDSLIKEKLLVLPGLNPESEDVIAIGELYGQFQQKLVHLCMDSQPFSD